The proteins below come from a single Cylindrospermopsis raciborskii Cr2010 genomic window:
- a CDS encoding riboflavin synthase — MFTGLIQGLGRIKPLSGDLWQITLINSLESPTGTIMKDLSYGDSVSVDGVCLTVEELLQEGFIATASPETLQRTTLGTKEVQSRYVNLETSLRVGGKVGGHFVMGHVDGIGELVSSAQTASSWEMTFIAPPDIARYIVPKGSIAINGISLTVARYQPEHYQFTVAVIPVTYSETNLNCLVPGSWVNLEADILGKYVENFLYMSHQEHQTSEEITPAFLMEHGYV, encoded by the coding sequence ATGTTTACAGGCTTGATTCAAGGATTAGGTAGGATTAAACCTTTATCAGGAGATTTATGGCAGATTACACTTATTAATTCGTTAGAAAGTCCTACAGGTACAATTATGAAAGATTTAAGTTATGGTGATAGTGTATCCGTAGATGGTGTATGTCTAACAGTAGAAGAACTTCTCCAGGAAGGCTTTATTGCTACTGCTTCACCGGAAACCCTACAGCGAACAACTTTAGGCACAAAGGAGGTTCAAAGTAGATATGTGAATTTGGAAACCTCCCTGCGCGTGGGGGGTAAGGTAGGGGGTCACTTTGTTATGGGTCATGTGGATGGAATTGGTGAGTTAGTTTCCTCAGCACAAACAGCCAGCTCTTGGGAAATGACCTTTATTGCACCACCTGACATAGCTCGCTATATTGTCCCCAAAGGTAGCATCGCTATTAATGGCATTAGTCTCACGGTGGCCAGATATCAACCTGAACACTACCAGTTCACTGTGGCTGTAATTCCAGTCACATACTCAGAAACTAATCTTAACTGTTTAGTCCCGGGGAGTTGGGTGAATCTGGAAGCTGATATTCTCGGTAAATACGTAGAAAATTTCCTTTATATGTCACACCAAGAACATCAAACTTCAGAGGAAATCACACCAGCGTTTTTAATGGAACATGGTTATGTCTAG